One genomic segment of Suricata suricatta isolate VVHF042 chromosome 16, meerkat_22Aug2017_6uvM2_HiC, whole genome shotgun sequence includes these proteins:
- the LOC115280861 gene encoding cytochrome c oxidase subunit 7A1, mitochondrial, which translates to MRALRVSQALVRSFSSTSRNRFENRVAEKQKIFQADNDLPVHLKGGATDNILYRLTMGLCLGGTVYSLYCLGRASFPHKK; encoded by the exons ATGAGGGCCCTGCGG gtctcCCAGGCACTGGTTCGCTCTTTCAGCTCAACCAGCCGGAACCGCTTCGAGAACCGAGTagctgagaaacagaaaatcttcCAG GCGGACAATGACCTCCCGGTACACTTGAAAGGCGGAGCAACAGACAACATCCTGTACCGACTGACCATGGGCCTGTGTCTAGGGG GCACCGTCTACAGCCTGTACTGCCTTGGCCGGGCCTCCTTCCCTCACAAGAAGTGA
- the CAPNS1 gene encoding calpain small subunit 1, with protein MFLVNSFLKGGGGGGGGGLGGGLGNVIGGLISGAGGGGGGGGGGGGGGGGGGGGGTAMRILGGVISAISEAAAQYNPEPPPPRTHYSNIEANESEEVRQFRRLFAQLAGDDMEVSATELMNILNKVVTRHPDLKTDGFGIDTCRSMVAVMDSDTTGKLGFQEFKYLWNNIKKWQAIYKQFDVDRSGTIGSSELPAAFEAAGFHLNEHLYNMIIRRYSDEGGNMDFDNFISCLVRLDAMFRAFKSLDKDGTGQIQVNIQEWLQLTMYS; from the exons ATGTTCCTGGTTAACTCGTTCTTGAAGGGAGGCGGCGGCGGGGGAGGCGGGGGCCTGGGCGGAGGCCTGGGGAATGTGATCGGAGGCCTGATCAGCGGGGCCGGAGGAGGCGGTGGCGgcggaggaggcggcggcggcggcggcggcggcggtggcggtggcggAACTGCCATGCGCATCCTGGGCGGGGTTATTAGTGCCATCAG TGAGGCAGCTGCACAATACAACCCAGAGCCTCCG CCTCCACGCACCCATTACTCCAACATTGAGGCCAATGAGAGTGAGGAGGTCCGGCAGTTCCGGAGGCTCTTTGCCCAGCTGGCTGGAGAT GACATGGAGGTCAGTGCTACAGAACTCATGAACATTCTCAACAAAGTCGTAACCCGAC ACCCTGATCTGAAAACTGATGGTTTTGGCATTGACACATGTCGCAGCATGGTGGCCGTGATGGAT AGTGACACCACAGGCAAGCTGGGCTTCCAGGAATTCAAGTACTTGTGGAACAACATCAAAAAGTGGCAG gCCATATACAAACAGTTTGATGTTGACCGTTCAGGTACCATCGGCAGCAGTGAACTTCCAGCAGCCTTCGAGGCAGCAG GGTTCCACCTGAATGAACATCTCTACAACATGATCATCCGGCGCTACTCTGATGAGGGAGGGAACATGGATTTTGACAACTTCATCAGCTGCCTGGTCAGGCTGGATGCTATGTTCC GTGCCTTCAAATCTCTTGACAAGGATGGTACTGGACAAATTCAAGTGAACATCCAGGAG TGGCTGCAGCTGACAATGTACTCCTGA